The following are encoded together in the uncultured Sphaerochaeta sp. genome:
- a CDS encoding IclR family transcriptional regulator — protein sequence MQKLISRVDTMGKKTNPAGEKQQTSGVIRTIVILETLSKHQSINLEQLSKETGLPKATLLRFLSTLVNLGYVYRDNTDLYSLTLKMFSVGSRGLEHIDLIHVANPVAQRLCDELGETVHMGVLEEDKAVYVLKKESSFTIRMYSRVGKAIPLYCTAIGKVLLSDMTQASLDAYLESVKMKPFTPNTITNVGVLKQELQQIRDRGWASDNEEHEMGTLCIGSPIKDYTGKVVAAMSVSWPLFRFNPEEQEHITKSILAACTNLSHLLGWEED from the coding sequence ATGCAAAAGCTTATTTCGAGGGTTGATACCATGGGAAAGAAAACCAATCCGGCAGGAGAGAAACAACAAACCAGCGGAGTTATTCGAACCATCGTAATCCTGGAAACATTGTCCAAGCATCAGAGCATCAATCTGGAGCAACTCTCCAAGGAGACGGGTTTGCCAAAAGCAACCCTGCTCAGGTTTCTTTCCACCTTGGTCAACCTTGGCTATGTCTATCGGGATAACACAGACCTCTACAGCCTAACGCTGAAGATGTTCTCTGTGGGATCCCGTGGACTTGAGCACATCGATCTGATTCATGTGGCCAATCCTGTCGCCCAAAGGCTCTGTGATGAACTAGGCGAAACAGTACATATGGGAGTACTGGAGGAAGACAAAGCTGTCTATGTTCTGAAGAAGGAGTCCTCCTTCACCATCAGGATGTACTCACGGGTGGGAAAGGCAATACCCCTGTACTGTACAGCTATCGGGAAGGTTCTGCTCAGTGACATGACACAGGCTTCTTTGGATGCTTATCTAGAATCGGTCAAAATGAAACCATTCACCCCCAATACCATTACCAATGTTGGGGTATTGAAACAGGAATTGCAGCAAATCCGCGATCGAGGCTGGGCAAGCGACAATGAAGAGCATGAGATGGGCACACTCTGTATTGGATCCCCAATCAAGGACTACACAGGAAAGGTCGTTGCTGCGATGAGTGTCTCCTGGCCTCTTTTCCGCTTCAATCCTGAAGAGCAGGAACACATTACCAAATCTATTCTCGCTGCATGTACAAACCTCTCTCACCTTCTAGGCTGGGAAGAAGATTAA
- the uxaC gene encoding glucuronate isomerase translates to MKKFMDEHFLLQTKTAQKLYHEYAKNQKIYDYHCHLNPKEIAENKKFSTITDAWLGGDHYKWRAMRSNGVPEELVTGKDADPYEKFLAWAGTMENALGNPLYHWTHLELQRYFGIHEVLNKKNAKEIYEEANRQFKENEDLSVTGIMKQFKVYAVGTTDDPADDLAYHKQIASQKEVPAKVIPSFRPDKALNIEKETFCAYMESLETVSGKSITLVSDVVEILIDRLDFFVSMGCKASDHALVTAPAVFKSEREVNEIFAKKMNGKCLNHEEVEAYKTFVLTHLAKAYAKRDIAMQLHFAAIRDNNGLMYKKLGPDTGYDASHDKDLAEGLSAFLNNLSATGEVPKTILYTLNPKDYYTLATLMGCYQDGIPGKMQLGSAWWFADHKDGMEEQMKLLGNVGLLPRFIGMLTDSRSFLSYSRHEYFRRILCNILGTWAEEGEVPYDMEMLGKVVENISFGNAKAYFEG, encoded by the coding sequence ATGAAAAAATTCATGGACGAACACTTTCTATTACAAACAAAAACAGCCCAAAAGCTGTATCATGAGTATGCAAAAAACCAGAAAATCTATGACTATCACTGCCACCTCAACCCGAAGGAAATAGCGGAGAACAAGAAGTTCTCGACCATTACCGATGCTTGGCTTGGAGGAGACCACTATAAGTGGCGTGCCATGCGTTCCAATGGGGTCCCAGAGGAATTGGTTACCGGGAAGGATGCAGACCCGTATGAAAAGTTCCTGGCATGGGCAGGCACCATGGAAAATGCCTTGGGCAATCCTCTCTACCACTGGACGCATCTTGAGCTACAGCGGTATTTCGGCATCCATGAGGTACTCAATAAAAAGAATGCAAAAGAAATCTATGAAGAGGCAAACCGACAGTTCAAGGAGAACGAGGACCTCTCTGTAACAGGTATCATGAAACAGTTCAAGGTCTACGCGGTAGGAACCACCGATGATCCTGCCGATGATTTGGCATACCATAAGCAAATTGCCTCACAGAAGGAAGTCCCAGCCAAAGTAATACCCTCCTTCCGTCCAGACAAGGCATTGAATATTGAGAAAGAGACATTCTGCGCCTATATGGAATCCTTGGAAACTGTTTCCGGGAAATCCATCACCTTGGTCAGCGATGTTGTTGAGATCTTGATTGATCGACTGGATTTCTTTGTAAGTATGGGGTGCAAAGCAAGCGACCATGCGCTGGTGACCGCTCCAGCTGTTTTCAAGAGTGAAAGGGAAGTCAATGAAATCTTCGCGAAGAAGATGAATGGCAAGTGCCTGAACCACGAAGAGGTGGAGGCCTACAAGACCTTTGTTCTGACCCATCTTGCAAAGGCATATGCAAAGCGTGATATCGCCATGCAGTTGCATTTTGCAGCAATCAGGGACAACAACGGCTTGATGTACAAGAAACTCGGACCTGATACCGGCTATGATGCCTCCCATGACAAGGACCTTGCTGAAGGACTGTCTGCTTTCCTAAACAATCTCTCGGCCACCGGCGAGGTACCCAAGACGATTCTCTATACACTCAACCCAAAGGATTACTACACCTTGGCCACCTTGATGGGCTGCTACCAAGATGGGATCCCAGGGAAAATGCAGCTTGGCTCTGCCTGGTGGTTTGCTGACCACAAGGATGGTATGGAAGAACAGATGAAGTTACTGGGTAACGTTGGACTGCTCCCCCGTTTCATCGGGATGCTTACCGACAGCCGGTCCTTCCTCTCCTACTCCAGGCACGAGTATTTCAGACGTATCCTCTGTAATATCCTGGGTACCTGGGCAGAAGAGGGAGAAGTTCCATACGACATGGAGATGTTGGGGAAGGTGGTTGAGAACATCTCCTTTGGTAATGCAAAAGCTTATTTCGAGGGTTGA